A segment of the Flavobacterium azooxidireducens genome:
ATCATCCGACACGAAAAACCGGAAGGAGTGATTGTTCAATTAGGAGGACAAACGGCTTTGAAATTAGCTGAAAAACTAGATCGTTACGGTATAAAAATCATCGGAACTAGTTTTGATGCGTTGGATTTGGCTGAAGATAGAGGACGTTTTTCTGAACTTTTATCCGAATTAAAAATACCTTTTCCACAATTTGGTGTGGCTGAAAATGCCGATCAAGCTTCCGCTTTGGCTGATGTTTTAGATTTTCCGTTGTTGGTTAGACCTTCTTATGTATTAGGCGGACAAGGAATGAAAATCGTCATCAACAAGCAAGAATTAGAGGAACATGTAATTGATTTATTAAAAAATATTCCGGGAAACAAATTGCTTTTAGATCATTATTTAGATGGAGCAATTGAAGCCGAAGCCGATGCCATTTGCGATGGAGAAAATGTCTACATCATCGGAATCATGGAGCACATTGAGCCTTGTGGTGTGCATTCAGGAGATAGTAATGCCACTTTACCACCGTTTAATTTAGGTGAATTTGTGATGCAACAGATAAAAGATCATACAAAAAAGATTGCATTGGCTTTAAAAACGGTTGGATTAATCAATATTCAATTTGCCATTAAAGACGACACCGTTTACATTATCGAAGCAAATCCAAGAGCATCTCGCACAGTTCCTTTTATTGCAAAAGCCTATGGTGAACCGTATGTAAACTATGCTACAAAAGTAATGTTAGGTGAAAATAAAGTAACCGATTTTACTTTTAATCCACAACTTAAAGGATATGCCATCAAACAACCTGTTTTTTCTTTTGGTAAGTTTCACGGCGTAAACAAAAAATTAGGCCCGGAAATGAAATCAACGGGAGAAAGTATTCTGTTTATTGAAGATTTGAAAGACGATCAATTCTATGAATTGTATTCGAGAAGAAAAATGTATTTGAGTAGATAAAAAAAATGCCCCGTTTAAATCGAACGGGGCATTTAATTTTAATTCTTTTTCAACAGAATTTTTTCCTGAGTAAACTGAAAAGCATCTTCTAAAAAGTCAATCATCTTGTTCCAATTGCTGTTTGGTTCGTAATAATTGTTATATGATTTTGTAGTTTTGATGGTAATTAAATTTCCATTTTGCGAAACTGAACTCACAAATCCGCCGGTTTCATTTTCTGCATTTTTATTAAATTTATCCAACCCCGAAGCAGTGTAACCTTCCGGTATTTCAAACTGAATTTCATGTTCAATTTGTCTTGGAAAGCTCATATAAACGTTGTTTGTTCTGTTTTTTTCTTTTTCAGAAAGTTCAATCTGAGAAGTTAAAAACTTTCCTACTTCCAGAATTATATTATTGCCGGCTTTTTTGATATAATGGTCTTTTATTGTGAAAGATTCTTTGTACGCCATTGGTTCTTTACTTCCAAATCTTCCTGAATTTTCAACATCCATGGTATAATCTTCTATATCGTGACCAAATTCTTCTTTCACGCTGTTTGTAAAGTTTTCTTTTTGTTTGTCTTTATATTTAGCAATTAATGCATCAAATTCTTTTTGATATTGGTCTTTTTTCTTTTTGTTTTTTACTTTTTCCAATAACGAAGTAGTACCATATTTTTGATAATCATCATACACATAATCAAAAAAGTATAATTTATTTGATTGCTCACTGGGTTTGTATTGACCAAAATTAAAATTTTCTCTGTCTACTTTAATGCTGGTTAAATCTTCGTTAAGTTTAATTTTAGTTATACTTCTTGAAATATTGTCTTTTTTGGTTGAACCGGGAAGTGTAATCATCTCAGAATCTACCACTTTTTTATTTTTAGAAATTTGAAGTAAATAGGCTTTTGTGTTTTCAAGTTGATAATTAAATTGATCTGCAGAAGAAAAAGGTGTAAAAAATTCAAGGTAAACAGGATTTGCCGTATTCACACGAAGTAGAATGGTAATATTCTGTTGTATCAGTAAATCGGTAATAGGACCATTATAACGAGCTGTACCAATCACGATATCATACGGAATCTTGTTGTCTTTTAGAAACGCCATGAAGTGATTAATAAATTCCTCTTCCTTTTGAAAAAATATAGCATTTGGATATAAATCAAATGGATAGAAAATGTTGGCATCTTTCGCAACAAAAGCTTCTATATATTGTGTAAAATATTGATGTCTTGTGAAATAATAAACTTCTCGTACTTTTTCTTCATCAGAACTGAAACTTTTTCCTTTTAGGAATTTTTCAATGTGACCTAAATCTCCGTAAGGTCTGAATTTTGTATTATAATAGTTAAAAACATCTTCTTTAGAAACGGTTGATTTTACTATACTTTCTTTTTCCGAAAGAAAGGCTTCTGCTCTTTTTTCAAATTTACCTGAACGGGCAAAAAACACCTGAAATTTATAACAAGGCAATTCGATTAAAGGATAAAACCATCTTGGAAATTCATTTTTTTCAATGTCTTTGGCTGCAAATTCATAATGACGTTCGCCACCCTTATTACTCGGAATTTCTTTGAGTTCCGGTGCTCCGTTATAGGTGGCAAAGTTTAAGAAAAAATCATTTTCTGTTTGAAAAATTAACTTGTAATCCATAATTGGGTAAACATCGCCCAAGGTTCTTTCTACCGGATCAAACCCCATTTCCAATTGCGATTTAAAGGGCTCTTCGGAATGCAAATAATAATCAATAATATCGCCAATTTCTAAATTTGGAATGGCAATTTTTTTCTCTTTATCGGCATCAACGGCTTCTTTGCTTACATTAATAATTGTTTCTTTACCATCCGGCTTTACCACTTTTATGCCTAAAATGTTTTTTCCGGCACGTCTGCTCCAGCCTTTGTCTGAAGAAAATCGTTCTTTAAATGTGAATTCAGAATACTCTTTTACCGCAGCTTCATCGAGCAATTTTACTCTATTACGCAAAGCAGAAGTATAATTAACATTTGATCCGAATTTATGATAATCGTGAAATTCATATTTATAAATCATTACCGCCGATTCGTTTTTCCATTTATCAGGAATAGTCATTGTTTTGGAATGCGGATCGTCTTTTCCCCAAAAGAAATCACGTATTTTATCTTCTTGAGCAGATAACGAAGTGGTTACAAAAAAACAGATAAGTAGAATTTTTTTCATTTTGACTATGATTTTGATAAAGTAATGGATGAGTTATAAAGTTCGGTTAATTTTTTATGAGCCGCATTCCACGATTCTTGTTGATTTTTTCGGATGATGGCATTTTTAAAAACGAATACTTTTTTATAAACAAGGTCTTTTCCTTTTAACGAAAAACTTGCTTCTATCTCATAATCTTCGTTTTTCTGACTCAAATTTTCAGGTAATTTATCTATTTTATAACCTTCCGGAAGTGTGATGGTTATTTCGGAATCATACCAAGTTTTATAGTCTAACTCATAGTCAGTTTCACGCTCTTTGAACGAAAAACTTTTGTATTCGTTCATAAATTCAAAATTTAAGTAAATTTCGTCATCAAATTCACTAATTCTATTGGAAGATTCTAAGGTGTAATCAATCGTGAGTTTTGCGTCTCTGTTTTTTAAATCACTTGATTTAATCTCTTTTACTTTATTGTTTTTATCTTGTTTAGCCAAAAAATTTTCTAGTGCGAGTGCTTTTTTGTCGGTTTCAAAACTGTTGTAAATGTTTAAAAACATGCTTTTGCTTTCGCCATTATATGTTCGGTTACACGTTCCTTTCAATTTGTCTTTTTCTATAGCTAATTTTGCTCTAAATGTTTCTTTGTTTAATTCGGCAGAACTCGAAGGAACTTTGTCGATAATGAATTCACTTCCGTTTTCAATCATCACTTCTTTGTTCTGAATTCGTTCGGCGTAATTTCCTAATGAACTAAATTTTTCGGTTCCGTCAAGATAAATTTTCTTCCCATTCTGAAAAACGGTGCAAATCATGTGATTATCAACAACCAAAGAAGGAATAGAATAGTTGTAAGCAATGTGTTTAGTTCCAATCCACGTTAATCGAGCATCAAAACCGGCAATTTTGAGCATTTGTTTTGTCAGGTTTGCCATTCCTTTACAATCGCCATATCGTTTGGAAAAAACTTGATGTGAATCGTCCGGTTTAAATCCGGCAATACCATCTTCAAAGGCAATATAACGGATGTTGTCTTGCACCCAATAAAAGATGTTTTTTATTTTTTCTTCGTCTGATGTTGCTTTTGCAGTAAGTTCTGTTACTTTACTTTTTAATTGCTCAGTGTCATCTTTCATCTGATCTACAAGCGATTTATACCAACCATATAAATCAGCAGTGGTTTTAAAAAGATTACTTTTCTTTCCATTATAATCATACGATTTGGCTAAAACCAAAATATGCGGATATAAATAAGATCTTCCGGGACTACTTTGTTCATCAAAAACAGCAGGAATATCTTTGTATGTGTATAAGTAAGTGGTTGATTTGTTTTTAGGGTCTTTTGTTTGGCTTTTGATAATATTGTGTCCGTTGAAATTCATTTCTTTTAATTCAACTTCCAGCCAATCCGGAACTGTAATTTCAATTTTTTTATCAATTACAGGAAATTCATCATTAAAATGAAGCGAAGTAAAATATTTTACATCTTCAAATTTCTTGTTCATCGCATAATTATAGGTGTATCCTTGAACCGGAAAATCAATTTGAACATGTTTCACCCGAGCATCGTTGTAAAACAAGTCTTTATCCTTGTAGAATTCATCTTTAACGGGAAATGTTGCAGTTTTTTCATTCCGATACTTCAATAAAAAAGTTTCAATTTTTGACGAACTATCATAAAACTCATATTTATAGATATCTGCTCGGTGATTGATGTTCATCAAAAGTTCTTTAACAGATAAATCTACCGTGACATTTGAAGTTGATTTGTTGAAACCAAAATTTACGATTTCAGTACTTTCTAAAATAGCAACATCTTGCTTACTGTATTTTCCGCGAATGGTTTTGGCGAGCTCAATATCATTGGGAGTTGGGTCAATGTTTTTTTGACTCCAAACAGACAAATTTCCCAAAAAAAAGAGAAATAGAATGGTTTTGAAATGCATAAAAATTGTTTTTGCTAAGTAAGTAAAAAATAATAGTTTATGCTAAATTATTTTTCAAAAACCGTTTACTTTTTCTGCAAGTTATTAATTAATGTGAATTTGCTATTTTTTGATGTGGATTTTTTTATTTTTTGAAATATTTCCACGGTACAACCAACATTCCAAAACATTCTCCATGTTCTTTGCCAAGATGTTTGTGATGCATTTTATGAGCTCTTCTCACAGCTTTTGCATAAATATTGTTGGCATTTCTAAATAATTTGAAGCGTTGATGAATAAAAATATCGTGTACGAAAAAGTAAGCTAATCCATAAGCAAAGATTCCTATTCCAATGGCTAAACCGATTTCTAAAATGTTGTATTTCCAAAGCAAAAAGAAACTAATGCTCACAATAGCATAAAAAATAAAAAACGCATCATTTCGTTCAAACCATGAATCATGATCTTTTTTGTGATGATCGGCATGCAAATGCCACAAAAATCCATGCATAACATATTTATGTGTGAACCAAGCCATGAATTCCATCATGAAAAAGGTTAAAAAGAAGACTAAAATGTGAATCGCAATGTGCATATTATATTGTTTTTAATCTGTAATTAATGTAACATTTTGCCAATAATCCTACTTTTTGATAGTCAGAAACTCTAATTCTGGTGTTTTTTATGGCTAATGAAGGTGTTTTTTTAAGTTTAGAAAGTAATTTTTTGTAATAAACATACGCTGTGTAAACACCAAATTTTGCTTCAATTGGCAATTTACGAATTCCTTCATAACCGGCTTCAAAATCGGCTTCGATTTCAGCAATAATGATTTGTTTTGATGTTTCATCCAACTGACTTAAATCTGTGTTAGGGAAATACGTTCTATTTAGCTCTTCGTAATCTGCTTTCAAATCTCTCAAAAAATTCACTTTTTGAAAAGCAGAACCCAACCGCATAGCACTTTCTTTTAGTTCATCAAACTTACTGTCGTTGCCATTTACAAACACTTTTAAACACATTAATCCAACTACATCTGCCGATCCATAAATATATTCTTGGTATTCTTCAGAAGTTTTATATTCCGTTTTATGCAAATCTAATTTCATACTTTTCATAAACGCGTCTATCAATTCTTTTGGAATGTCATAACGATTTACAGTGTGTTGAAATGAATTTAAAATAGGATTTAAACTAATTTTATGGTGAAGAGCATTTTGTAAATCACTTTCAAATAAAGTAAATAAGGTTTCTTTATCATAATCATGAAATGAATCTACAATTTCATCGGCAAATCGAACAAAACCATAAATATTATAAATATCCTGACGGATGGAAGGAGCCAACATTTTTACTGCAGAAGAAAATGATGTGCTATACGTTTTAGTTACATTTCTACTGCATTCATAAGATATATTGTCAAAAATAGATTTCATAGCAAGAATTTTTAACGTTTTGTTGAATTTTTTTGGATCAATTCAGAAGCCAATTTCCCTGAAATTAAAGAAGGTGGTACTCCCGGACCTGGAACTGTTAGCTGACCGGTAAAAAACAAGTTTTCAACTTTTTTGCTTTTCAGTTTTGGTCTTAAAAATGCAGTTTGAAATAATGTGTTGGCCATTCCGTAGGCATTTCCTTTGTATGAATTATAGTCTTTTATAAAATCATTCACACAATACGATTCTTTAAATATAACATTCTCTTTGACAGATTGCTCTGTTAGTTTTTCAAATCGGTTGATGATAATATTAAAATACTTTTCTCTAATCTCTTCCGTATCATCAATTCCGGGTGCAAGTGGAATTAGAAATATTCCGGCTTCTTTACCAGTAGGTGCTGCAGAATCATCTGTTTTAGATGGAAAACTAGCATAAAATAGCGGTTCTTCCGGCCATGCTGGATTATCATAAATCGCTTCGGCATGTTTATCGAAAGATACATCAAAGAATAGGGTATGATGTTCTACTTTCTCAATTTTTTTATCAAAACCTACATAAAAGAGGAGGGAAGAAGGAGCAAACGTTTTCTTTTCCCAATACGATTCAGAATAAGCTCGGTGTTCTATATCCAGTAATGTTTCCGAATGATGGTAGTCTGCACCACTGAGTACAACATCACAAAACTTTTCTTCACCATTCACTTTGATACCGACTGCTTTTTTTTGTTTTACAATTATTTTTTCAACATTTGAATTGGTTTGAATTTTTACGCCTAATTCGTTAGCCAATGCTTCCATGGCTAAAATCACGCTATACATTCCGTTTTTAGGATGCCAAGTTCCCATTCCGAAATCGGCAAAATTCATAAAACTGTAAAATGCCGGCGTATCTTGAGGTTTTGCTCCTAAAAATAATACCGGAAATTCAAGTATTTGAACTAATTTTTGATTCTTAAATCGCTTTCTAACTTCCTTACTAATGTTTGAAAAAAATTGCCCTACTTTTAAAGCAGTTTCTGGCGTAATTAATTCAAGTGGCGAAACTCCCGGTCTGTAAACTAAATTTTTTATAGCAATATCATAATTACTTTTTGCTTCGGACATGAATCTTTCTAATACGGCACCGCTTCCTTTTTCTATACTTTCAAAGGTTTTGATGATGTCTTTTAAATTATCTGCAATAGTTACAAAATCTTGAATACCAAAATAAACCTGATAGGCCGGAGAAAGTTTAATTAACTCGTAATAATCGGAAGGCTTTTTCCCAAAATCATTAAAAAAACGTTCAAAAACATCCGGCATCCAATACCAAGTTGGACCAATATCGAATGTAAAACCTTCTTTTTTGAGTTGCCTGGCTCTGCCGCCAATAGTGGAATTTTTTTCAAAAACAGTAACAGTGTTACCTTCTTTAGCTAAATAACAAGAAGCAGCTAAAGCTGAAAATCCGGATCCGATTATAAATATATCTTTTTTCATATTGTTTAACAAATATAGGTAAAAAGTTAAACAAAAAAAAGATTTAAGTAAAAATTAAAGATTATTTGACATTTCTAAAATCGAGCTGAACACTTTTACATTGGGATGTTGTTCTTCTTTTATAAATTCGGTTAGTCTGCCAATTGTCCATAATTCAGATCCATGACTTTCTAAAATTTCGGTATGAATTTCTTTTAGATAATTATTGATATCATCTTTTGATGGTTCAACGGTCATATATGATATGTAAGTTACTTTGTCAAAATATTTTTTAATGTCTTTTAAACTTTCAATGGGAACACTTTCTCCCAAATATATCGTTTTATATCCATTTAGAATAATTTCATAGTTAAGATACATCAATCCTAGTTCATGAATTTCGTTCAATGGAAGGAAAAGTACAAATACACGATCGTCTTTGGTTGGTTCTAAAAGCTGAATTTTTTCGGTATTGACTAATAATTTTTGCTTTACCAAATAACTGATAAAATGTTCATGAGCGGGTGAAATGGTTTCAGATTGCCAAAGCAAACCAATTTCATTCATAAGCGGAATGAAAATCTCATAAAAAACCTCTCGAAATGATTTTTCGGATAGTAAATTAGTATAAGTATTAAAAAATAACGTTTGATCAAAATTCATCATGGCCATTTTGAACGCATTAATGGCATGATGTTTAACGCTTTTTTCATTCACGATTTCTCTAACTAAAATACTTATTTTATCAGGAGTTAGTTTTGATATTTTTGATATTTTGTAGCCGTGGTTGTGAAGCAATGTGATGTTTAAAAGCTTCTGAAGAGCCGGTAAATCATAATAGCGAATGTTGGTGTCTGTTCGCATTGGTTCTAAAACGTTGTATCGTTTTTCCCATATCCTAATTGTATGAGCTTTGATGCCAGATAAATTTTCAAGATCTTTGATACTGAAAACGTTTTTTACATTGTTCATTCTTTCACTATATTTGTTAAACAAAATTAGTAATTATTAATTAATGAACTATTTTTTTATTGTTTATTTTAGAAATTTATATAATTAATAAGGAAAAATAATACAATAATTGAAATTTGAAGGATAATCGATTGCAAAATGAAATTAAATTGGGCTTAGAAATTCAATTTATTAAACAAAAAAACGCTAAGAACACTTAACGTTTTTTAAAGTTTATTATGTGACCACGATGGGATTCGAACCCACACGCCTTTCAGCACCACCCCCTCAAGATGGCAAGTCTACCAATTTCTCCACGTGGCCTTGTAACCTAAAAAAGTAAAGACGTTGCACTGCAACGTCTCTTTTGTGACCCGACTGGGGCTCGAACCCAGGACCCCAACATTAAAAGTGTTGTGCTCTACCAACTGAGCTATCGAGTCAATGCATCCTTCAAAACCTGTAAAGATGTTGCACTGCAACATCTCTTTGTGACCCGACTGGGGCTCGAACCCAGGACCCCAACATTAAAAGTGTTGTGCTCTACCAACTGAGCTATCGAGTCAAATACAATTTCTTGAATGCGGGTGCAAATATACGGTCTTATTATTTATTTTTCAAAGCAAAATTGTCTTAAATTTGTATTTTTAATTTAATCTTTCTTAATGCCTTATTATACAGGGATTTATTATGCAAAAAAAAATTATTTTACTTGGTTACATGGGTTCAGGAAAGAGTATCATTGCTTCAAAACTATCAAATGTTTTAAAAAAAAATCATTTGGACTTGGATGTTTTAATTGAAAATGAACAAAATTTATCAATCAATTCTATCTTTAAAACCAAAGGAGAACTTTATTTTAGAAAATTAGAACATGAAGTTTTTAAAAAATTAATTGAATCGGACGACGAATTTGTTTTGAGTTTGGGTGGAGGAACGCCCTGCTATGCGAATAATCACCTTTTCTTGCAAAATGAGGGTGTAGTTTCAGTATATTTAAAAACTTCCGTAGAAGAGCTTTATAGACGTTTGAATAAAAACAAATCAGCTAGACCAATTATTTCAGAAATGGCTGAGGAGGACTTAAAAGAATTTATAGCCAAACATCTTTTTGATAGAAGTTTTTATTATCATCAAGCAAAATATATAATTTCTACTGACGACAAATCAATTGAAGATGTTGTGGAGGAAATTAAGAAATTAGTTGCTTAAATAAGCATGACTACTATCATTTTCAAAAACCACTTGCACATGTTCTTGTAGTGAAGTAGATAGCGAAATGCCTTTAAAATCGACTTTTACCGGATATTTTTTGTGATTTCTATCCACTAACACTGCTGTTTTGAATTTTTTTAACGGAACATCTAAGAAGTGCTTCACACCATAAACCAATGTTGTACCGGAGTTTAAAACATCATCAACCAGAATTATGCCTTTGTTTTGATAATCATCTTTCGAAAGGGAAGTAGTTATTGGCTTAAACGGATCTTGCTTATCAATATAAACTTCACACAATGCTATTTTTAATGAAGAAATTTTGCTTAATTCTGCCGCCAATTTTTCTGCAAAAATATATCCATTTTTAGCAATTCCGGCAAGAATAATTTCTTCTTCATCTACAAATGTTTCGTAGATTTGATAAGCAATTCGTTTAATTTTATGCTCAATTTCCTGATGTGAAAGAATCGTAATTTGTGGCATGAGTTTATATTTTTCTCAAAGATAGAAAGATTAAGTATATCCTAAAAACATTTTTTTACGGAGAAATTTCGAAATCAGAATTAATTATTTTTCTTGAATTTAGAAGAAAAGCACCATTGATTTAAGCATTTTGAGACTCGCTGGTTAATACTTTTGATGATTTGTAGAAAAGTTCTTTATTAAGCGAAATACTATAGGCTAAGCTAATGAAAATGCACCATGAAATTAAATAGGCTGGAAATTTTTCTACTCCAAACTGAAGATATTCATTTTTAGAAAAAACAAACATCACAATTACAACAAGTGTGTGGCATATACTAATTGCCCAAAAACTAAATTTAAAATCGATTACTTTAAACAAAAATGAGTGGAAATAAAAGAGCAACAATGCTGCTAAATAACCGCCAATAGTTATCAATGCTACGCCTTCTAATTCTGAACTATCTCCATTGGTAATGTTTTGAATCCATTCATCAAAAAAGTAAATCACAATACCTAATCCAAGAAAAACCAAATAACTTTGACCAACACTTAAAACAATTCCCATAGCTTTGTTTAGTTTGAGTTTGTCAGTATTCACTAAACTTACTGAAAGTGCAAAAATGAGTGGTAGGAAAAACAACGCTTTTTCTACTGAAGGAACAAGTAGCATCGTTATAATTACCAAAACAGAGCCTAAAATTACTCGTAACATAAGTTGAGATTTTAAAGAGTATAATACCGTATAAAGATAATAAAAAAAGAGCTGCCTTTTCAGACAACTCTTTTCTATATAAGTAAGTTAAAATCGGATTGTTAAAACGTTTATTTTACTTTATTCAAAATTGCTTTAAAAGCTTCCGGATGATTCATTGCTAAATCTGCAAGCACTTTACGGTTCAATTCGATACCGTTAGATTTTACTTTTCCGATGAATTGAGAATAACTCATTCCTTCCAAACGAGCACCAGCGTTGATACGCATGATCCATAACGAACGGAAGTTTCTTTTGTTTTGTCTTCTGTCACGGTATGCATAAACCATGGCTTTTTCAACCGCGTTTTTAGCAACCGTCCAAACGTTTTTACGTCTACCAAAGAAACCTTTGGCTTGCTTTAATACTTTTTTTCTTCGTGCTCTTTTAGCAACCGAATTTACTGATCTTGGCATAATTTTCTTGTTTTTTTGTAGCAGGCGTCCCGAATTTAATCAAGGGAACTTATCGGCCGTACTCCAAGGTTATTAAATAATTTTTAACCTAAAGAATTTTTAACAAAGTGTTCAGTTTTCAGATTTTTAGTATTCAGTTCTAAAACTACTTACTAAGTACTGATCACTGCAAACTAAATTAGATGATTCTTAATTGTTGTTTAATGCTTTTCTCATCGGTTTTGTGAACCAAAGTCGAATGAGTTAAAGCTAATTTACGCTTTTTAGATTTTTTAGTCAAAATGTGACTTTTAAAAGCGTGCTTTCTCTTGATTTTTCCAGAGCCAGTTACTTTGAATCGCTTCTTAGCACTGGATTTTGTTTTCATTTTAGGCATAATTTCCCAAATTTATTTGTGATTCAACTTACTTACTTATTTTACTTTCATTTTTCATCTGCTTACTGCGACTGAAAACTGAAAACTGCTTACTTCTTCTTCTTAGGAGCGAGATACATAATCATTCGCTTTCCTTCTAAAACAGGCAAAGCTTCCACTTTTCCTAAATCTTCTAAATCTTGAGCCAAACGTAATAAAAGAATTTGACCTTGTTCTTTATAAATAATCGAACGTCCTTTAAAGAATACAAAAGCTTTTAATTTTGCTCCTTCTTTTAAGAATTTCTCAGCATTTTTCTTTTTAAACTCATAATCATGCTCATCCGTTTGTGGTCCAAAACGAATTTCTTTCACTACAATTTGAGTCGATTTGGCTTTGAGCATTTTATCTCTTTTCTTTTGCTCGTAGATAAATTTACCGTAGTCCATTAATTTACAAACCGGTGGCTCTGCATTGGGAGAAATTTCTACCAAATCCACCTCGAATTCTTCGGCTAAACGCAAAGCTTCAGAGATTTTGTAAACCCCTGGCTCGATGTTTTCACCTACCAATCGCACTTCGGGAACACGAATTAAATTGTTAATTCTATGTGCTGCCTTCTTTTCTACTCTGGGTTGATATCCCCTGTTGTTTCTAATTGCTATGACTTTTAATTTTTAAGTTAAACTACAAATGGTTTTAATGTTTTGCTTATTTCTTCGTTTACAATTTTAGCAAATTCTTCAACTGTAACCGTGATATTTCCTTTTCCTTCTTGACCGTGCCTTCTAACAGAAATCGTGCCGTTCTTCTCTTCTTCATCGCCAACGATAATCATAAACGGAATTTTCTTCACTTCCGCATCCCTGATTTTCTTGCCAATTGTCTCGTTGCGGTTGTCAAGCAGGCCGCGAATTTCGTGATTTTCTAGCAAAGTTAAAACTTTTTCGGCATAATTTTCATATTTCTCGCTCAAAGACAAGATTATAGCTTGCTCAGGCATTAACCATAGTGGGAAATTTCCTGCTGTATGTTCCAATAAAATCGCAATAAATCGTTCCATCGAACCAAATGGTGCTCGGTGAATCATCACCGGACGATGCATTTCATTATCCGCTCCTTTATAATTCAATTCAAAACGCTCCGGTAAATTATAATCTACTTGAATCGTTCCCAATTGCCATTGTCTTCCCAAAGCGTCTTTCACCATAAAGTCTAATTTCGGTCCGTAAAAAGCAGCTTCGCCATATTCTACAACCGTATTTAAACCTTTATCTCGAGCTGCATTGATGATAGCATTTTCTGCTTTTTCCCAATTTTCATCGCTACCAATATATTTTTCTCTATTCTCTTGATCTCTCAACGAAATCTGAGCCGTAAAATTCTCAAATCCTAACGAACTGAAAACATACAAAACCAAATCAATTACTTTTTTAAACTCGCTGTCCAATTGGTCTGGTGTACAAAAAATATGGGCATCATCTTGCGTAAATCCGCGAACTCGTGTCAATCCGTGCAATTCACCACTTTGCTCATAACGATAAACCGTTCCAAATTCTGCATAACGCTTCGGTAAATCTTTATAACTCCACGGTCTTGTATTGTAAA
Coding sequences within it:
- a CDS encoding sterol desaturase family protein, whose product is MHIAIHILVFFLTFFMMEFMAWFTHKYVMHGFLWHLHADHHKKDHDSWFERNDAFFIFYAIVSISFFLLWKYNILEIGLAIGIGIFAYGLAYFFVHDIFIHQRFKLFRNANNIYAKAVRRAHKMHHKHLGKEHGECFGMLVVPWKYFKK
- a CDS encoding transglutaminase-like domain-containing protein: MHFKTILFLFFLGNLSVWSQKNIDPTPNDIELAKTIRGKYSKQDVAILESTEIVNFGFNKSTSNVTVDLSVKELLMNINHRADIYKYEFYDSSSKIETFLLKYRNEKTATFPVKDEFYKDKDLFYNDARVKHVQIDFPVQGYTYNYAMNKKFEDVKYFTSLHFNDEFPVIDKKIEITVPDWLEVELKEMNFNGHNIIKSQTKDPKNKSTTYLYTYKDIPAVFDEQSSPGRSYLYPHILVLAKSYDYNGKKSNLFKTTADLYGWYKSLVDQMKDDTEQLKSKVTELTAKATSDEEKIKNIFYWVQDNIRYIAFEDGIAGFKPDDSHQVFSKRYGDCKGMANLTKQMLKIAGFDARLTWIGTKHIAYNYSIPSLVVDNHMICTVFQNGKKIYLDGTEKFSSLGNYAERIQNKEVMIENGSEFIIDKVPSSSAELNKETFRAKLAIEKDKLKGTCNRTYNGESKSMFLNIYNSFETDKKALALENFLAKQDKNNKVKEIKSSDLKNRDAKLTIDYTLESSNRISEFDDEIYLNFEFMNEYKSFSFKERETDYELDYKTWYDSEITITLPEGYKIDKLPENLSQKNEDYEIEASFSLKGKDLVYKKVFVFKNAIIRKNQQESWNAAHKKLTELYNSSITLSKS
- a CDS encoding DUF3857 domain-containing protein, translating into MKKILLICFFVTTSLSAQEDKIRDFFWGKDDPHSKTMTIPDKWKNESAVMIYKYEFHDYHKFGSNVNYTSALRNRVKLLDEAAVKEYSEFTFKERFSSDKGWSRRAGKNILGIKVVKPDGKETIINVSKEAVDADKEKKIAIPNLEIGDIIDYYLHSEEPFKSQLEMGFDPVERTLGDVYPIMDYKLIFQTENDFFLNFATYNGAPELKEIPSNKGGERHYEFAAKDIEKNEFPRWFYPLIELPCYKFQVFFARSGKFEKRAEAFLSEKESIVKSTVSKEDVFNYYNTKFRPYGDLGHIEKFLKGKSFSSDEEKVREVYYFTRHQYFTQYIEAFVAKDANIFYPFDLYPNAIFFQKEEEFINHFMAFLKDNKIPYDIVIGTARYNGPITDLLIQQNITILLRVNTANPVYLEFFTPFSSADQFNYQLENTKAYLLQISKNKKVVDSEMITLPGSTKKDNISRSITKIKLNEDLTSIKVDRENFNFGQYKPSEQSNKLYFFDYVYDDYQKYGTTSLLEKVKNKKKKDQYQKEFDALIAKYKDKQKENFTNSVKEEFGHDIEDYTMDVENSGRFGSKEPMAYKESFTIKDHYIKKAGNNIILEVGKFLTSQIELSEKEKNRTNNVYMSFPRQIEHEIQFEIPEGYTASGLDKFNKNAENETGGFVSSVSQNGNLITIKTTKSYNNYYEPNSNWNKMIDFLEDAFQFTQEKILLKKN
- a CDS encoding phytoene/squalene synthase family protein; amino-acid sequence: MKSIFDNISYECSRNVTKTYSTSFSSAVKMLAPSIRQDIYNIYGFVRFADEIVDSFHDYDKETLFTLFESDLQNALHHKISLNPILNSFQHTVNRYDIPKELIDAFMKSMKLDLHKTEYKTSEEYQEYIYGSADVVGLMCLKVFVNGNDSKFDELKESAMRLGSAFQKVNFLRDLKADYEELNRTYFPNTDLSQLDETSKQIIIAEIEADFEAGYEGIRKLPIEAKFGVYTAYVYYKKLLSKLKKTPSLAIKNTRIRVSDYQKVGLLAKCYINYRLKTI